The nucleotide sequence CGAGGCTGCAAAGTTATCATCATACTGAGGTCTTCATGCATTTCCACTGTGAGTTCCGCTAGAAGCTTGATTGGGGACTGGAATGTTGCCGAGGTCTCCATCCAAGCTCATCTGCTGTACTTCAACGGACGACAATATCTTTATACTCTGGACACAGCTCACAAACTCCCTAAAAGCAATTAAAAAAGGAATGTATGAGGAAAAGCGAATGGAAAGGCAAAAGGTTTTGCTATCTGCTATTGCAGGGTTCTTGAACTTACTCCCATGGATCATCACCAACGAGAAGAATCTCATTTTCATGATCCACGTATACAAGTTTCCAGTCCGTCCTGTGTGGATCTTCTAGTTGCCCTTCAATCCCAAACATGCGGGCAAGATCATGCCGGAGCTCATCATAGCCTTTATAACGGTTGACATCAATGCATCTTCCCACAGATCCACGCTTTTGAACCTGGAAATTGTTGAATTCAGTATTATGCAAGGGTAGGCAAAGGtattttgatgaagaaaatgaatatatatCACGACATAAGATTATCATTATATACTAGCTGAATGGAAAGAGAGTCATAAGATTATCATTATATACTAGCTGAATCCGTGAAGATGCGATGAAGTTTCCTCCAGTTGCAGCGTAGttggtttacaaatttcatGACAAATGCACCTCACTTCAAAATGAACAAACCAAAAATTATTCAGTAGAGTGACAAACCTTTGTATATGTTCTCATACGCTGAGCCTGGTTTGCCCACGATCCATTGCCTAAAACTCCAGCATCAGTTATGGGAATATCACTTGAGCACCCAGCTTTGAAAGGTATGTTTGGTGCCCCAAATGACTGAGAGCTGATTGCAGCAGTGGATAACTCTGTCTCAATGTCTCTTGGCGTCCCACCATAATTAGACAGTAAGTTCTGAAGATCTTTTTGAGAGTCATATTCCCTTGACAACAAAGTGTCCGGTGCCAATCCATCGATATTAGCGGAAAATGGAAGACTGCTCCGAGGATTTGATTGAACATCACCATCCAAACAGAAGGTGGGAAGTGCATAGTTCTGATGGATTGTGCTAGTATCCAGACAATACGATGTTCCAGATGATGAAGCTTCCAACTGATCAGTGATTGTACCTTTATATTTTATATGGTCTGGTCCTTTTGAGCTGGGCGGCTCATGTTTGACCCAAACATCAGACTTGCTCTGAAGCTCCTGAACTAAATTATGAGCTGGTTCGGCCACTGAATCCCCCAACAACATGGCCATTCCTTGCTGATTCCTGTTCAAGAAGTTTGATGGAGACATCTGGCAGTTAGTAGAAGGGGAGGTTGAACATGATGGACCATCGCCTTCTGTAAGACCGGAATGGCTTCTGATTGCTGTAAGTGGCTTGTGCTGGTTCTGGGGCTGGATAGAAGGCATATGTTGTGACTGCATCATCGAAGGAGCTGCAAAGTTGTTGAGAAGTTTGTCCGTCGAGAAGCTGTTGCCACTTAGCTGTTGCTGATGATGCTGAGTCATAGGCAACTGTTGTAACTGCTGGTTTTGTTGGCGGGCCAGCTGCTGCTGTAAGAGTTGAGGCTGCAAAAGTGAGCTTGACGAGGAGAGTAATTGtggctgctgctgttgctgaaACTTCTGCAGCAACTGTAATTGGAGTTGTTGCTCAGAGATGCCCTGCGGAGATGATTGCTGTACTTGTGGCTGCTGCTGTACTTTCTGTGACACACTCTGTTGCAACAATTGATGTGGGGATGATTGCAATTGTGCTGCCTGCTGCTGCCTTTGTAAGAGGCTTGGTTGCGGTTCTAGTTGCTGCTGCTGGAGCTGTGAATTTTGTTGTCCAGTTGGCAACTGAAATGAATTCTTACTAGAAGAAGGGACAGCTTGCTGGGTATTCCCTGTTAGTAATTGCTGCTGTTGATGTTGGGAGAACATAACTGGTTGTTGTGAATTTTGGCCCGGGACCTGGTTAGGAGCAACAGAACCATCATTTACCGGATTCGGTTGAGATAATTGTTGTTGCTGGTGCTGGTGCCGTTGTGCTTGCTGTTGATGCAGCTGCTGATGCTGCAACAAGTTTTGTGGCTCTTGCTGTTGTTGAGGCTcccgctgctgctgctgatgggAGAAATTATGGAGCTGTTGGTTCGTTGGAGTCTGCAAtaattgctgctgctgctggggGTGATTTTGCTGATGTTGGTTTGCCGAAGAATTCAGTAATTGctgcagctgctgctgctgctg is from Pyrus communis chromosome 10, drPyrComm1.1, whole genome shotgun sequence and encodes:
- the LOC137746794 gene encoding auxin response factor 19-like — protein: MKVPTNGFLANSGEAGEQKRINSELWHACAGPLVSLPPVGSLVVYFPQGHSEQVAASMQKETDFIPNYTNLPSKLICMLHNVTLHADTETDEVYAQMTLQPVNKYEKEALLASDMGLRQSRQPAEFFCKTLTASDTSTHGGFSVPRRAAEKILPPLDFSMQPPAQELVAKDLHDSVWTFRHIYRGQPKRHLLTTGWSVFVSNKRLFAGDSVLFIRDEKSQLLLGIRRANRQQPALSSSVISSDSMHIGILAAAAHAAANNSPFTIFYNPRASPSEFVVPLAKYNKAMYTQVSLGMRFRMMFETEESGVRRYMGTVTGISDLDPVRWKGSQWRNLQVGWDESTAGDRPSRVSIWEIEPVITPFYICPPPFFRPKFPKQPGMPDDVSDIDNAFRRAMPWLGDEFGMKNSPSSFFPGLSLVQWMNMQQNNQFSAAQSGFFPSMVPPTGLQNNLGTDDPSKLLSFQAPVLSLPSLQSNKSAPQNHASQMQQPNVTWAQQQQLQQLMYNPMNQQQQSNPQQQQLQQLLNSSANQHQQNQPQQQQQLQQLLNSSANQHQQNHPQQQQQLLQTPTNQQLHNFSHQQQQREPQQQQEPQNLLQHQQLHQQQAQRHQHQQQQLSQPNPVNDGSVAPNQVPGQNSQQPVMFSQHQQQQLLTGNTQQAVPSSSKNSFQLPTGQQNSQLQQQQLEPQPSLLQRQQQAAQLQSSPHQLLQQSVSQKVQQQPQVQQSSPQGISEQQLQLQLLQKFQQQQQPQLLSSSSSLLQPQLLQQQLARQQNQQLQQLPMTQHHQQQLSGNSFSTDKLLNNFAAPSMMQSQHMPSIQPQNQHKPLTAIRSHSGLTEGDGPSCSTSPSTNCQMSPSNFLNRNQQGMAMLLGDSVAEPAHNLVQELQSKSDVWVKHEPPSSKGPDHIKYKGTITDQLEASSSGTSYCLDTSTIHQNYALPTFCLDGDVQSNPRSSLPFSANIDGLAPDTLLSREYDSQKDLQNLLSNYGGTPRDIETELSTAAISSQSFGAPNIPFKAGCSSDIPITDAGVLGNGSWANQAQRMRTYTKVQKRGSVGRCIDVNRYKGYDELRHDLARMFGIEGQLEDPHRTDWKLVYVDHENEILLVGDDPWEEFVSCVQSIKILSSVEVQQMSLDGDLGNIPVPNQASSGTHSGNA